The proteins below are encoded in one region of Pseudoduganella armeniaca:
- the metF gene encoding methylenetetrahydrofolate reductase [NAD(P)H], translating to MTDHNFSIEFFPPKTAEGAEKLRATRAKLSELHPKYFSVTFGAGGTTQQGTLDTVLEIMAAGEEAAPHLSCVGGTRESIRAILQQYKAHGIRRLVALRGDLPSGYGAAGEFRYASELVEFIRAETGDWFHIEVAAYPEVHPQAKSPQADLDAFVRKVNAGANAAITQYFYNADAYFQFVEQAHKAGVTVPIVAGIMPITNTTQLMRFSDMCGAEIPRWVRLKLSSFGDDTASIKAFGLDVVTALCERLLAGGAPGLHFYSMNQVAPTTALWQRLVK from the coding sequence ATGACTGACCATAATTTTAGTATCGAGTTCTTTCCGCCCAAGACGGCGGAAGGGGCGGAAAAGCTGCGCGCCACGCGTGCCAAGCTGTCCGAATTGCATCCCAAGTATTTTTCCGTGACGTTCGGCGCCGGCGGCACCACCCAGCAGGGCACGTTGGACACCGTGCTGGAGATCATGGCCGCCGGTGAAGAAGCGGCGCCGCACCTGTCCTGCGTGGGCGGCACGCGCGAATCGATCCGCGCCATCCTGCAGCAGTACAAGGCGCACGGCATCCGTCGCCTGGTGGCGCTGCGCGGCGACCTGCCGAGCGGCTACGGCGCGGCCGGCGAGTTTCGCTATGCCAGCGAGCTGGTGGAATTCATCCGCGCCGAAACCGGCGACTGGTTCCACATCGAAGTGGCCGCCTACCCCGAAGTGCACCCGCAGGCCAAGTCGCCGCAGGCCGACCTGGACGCCTTCGTGCGCAAGGTCAATGCGGGCGCCAACGCTGCCATCACGCAGTATTTCTACAACGCGGATGCGTATTTCCAGTTCGTCGAGCAGGCCCACAAGGCCGGCGTCACGGTGCCGATCGTCGCGGGCATCATGCCGATCACCAACACCACGCAGCTGATGCGCTTCTCCGACATGTGCGGCGCCGAAATCCCGCGCTGGGTGCGGCTGAAGCTGTCCAGTTTCGGCGACGATACCGCGTCGATCAAGGCCTTCGGCCTGGACGTGGTGACGGCGCTGTGCGAGCGCCTGCTGGCCGGCGGCGCGCCGGGCCTGCACTTCTACAGCATGAACCAGGTGGCGCCGACGACGGCGTTGTGGCAGCGGCTGGTGAAGTAG
- the dapF gene encoding diaminopimelate epimerase, which yields MKLKFTKMHGAGNDFVVIDAINQQIDFSPAQWQALADRRFGVGADQMLVVEKASQPGCDFRYRIFNSDGGEVEQCGNGARAFVKFVAEKGLTDRRSISVETMAGVISPRLEDDGSVTVDMGAPVLEPSLVPFDTEGLQGQPQGQETLWPLVLELAGEKETVLVSVLSMGNPHAVQVVADTDTAPVELTGPLIEQHPHFPKRVNAGFMQVLDRQHIRLRVFERGAGETLACGTGACAAAVAGIRRGLLDSPVRVDARGGQLSIAWAGEGQPVYLTGPAVTVFEGEIEL from the coding sequence ATGAAACTGAAATTCACCAAGATGCATGGCGCGGGCAACGATTTCGTTGTCATCGACGCCATCAACCAGCAGATCGACTTCTCGCCCGCCCAGTGGCAAGCCCTGGCCGACCGCCGTTTCGGCGTCGGCGCCGACCAGATGCTGGTCGTGGAAAAAGCGTCGCAACCTGGCTGCGACTTCCGCTACCGCATCTTCAACAGCGACGGCGGCGAAGTGGAACAGTGCGGCAACGGTGCCCGCGCCTTCGTCAAGTTCGTCGCCGAGAAAGGCCTGACGGACCGGCGCAGCATCTCGGTCGAAACGATGGCTGGCGTGATTTCGCCGCGCCTGGAAGACGACGGCAGCGTCACGGTGGACATGGGCGCGCCCGTGCTGGAGCCAAGCCTGGTGCCGTTCGATACGGAAGGCCTGCAGGGCCAGCCGCAAGGCCAGGAAACGCTGTGGCCGCTGGTCCTGGAGCTGGCTGGCGAGAAGGAAACGGTGCTGGTATCCGTGCTGTCGATGGGCAATCCGCACGCGGTACAGGTGGTGGCCGATACCGATACGGCGCCCGTCGAGCTGACGGGGCCGCTGATCGAACAGCACCCGCATTTCCCGAAACGGGTCAACGCCGGCTTCATGCAGGTGCTCGACCGTCAGCACATCCGCCTGCGCGTGTTCGAGCGCGGTGCCGGCGAGACGCTGGCCTGCGGCACGGGCGCCTGCGCGGCCGCCGTGGCCGGCATTCGCCGCGGCCTGCTGGACTCGCCGGTGCGCGTGGATGCGCGCGGCGGCCAACTGTCCATTGCCTGGGCCGGCGAAGGCCAGCCCGTGTACCTGACGGGTCCGGCCGTGACGGTATTCGAAGGCGAGATCGAGTTGTAA
- a CDS encoding 5-formyltetrahydrofolate cyclo-ligase: MPAALPPSTAQTNSEFKAALRRQLLAARRNIDAPTRAAWDADICRHIVAWWQTARVETLGVYWPLRDEPDLHPAYAELARLGVRLLLPVVLQRDAPLAFASWEIGAALVKDAMGIAVPAHQRLEAVPPALLVPCLGYNKEGYRLGYGGGFYDRTLDQLPRPATIGIAYSCLAAEFGWDGHDVPLDQLITEAG; this comes from the coding sequence ATGCCAGCCGCGCTACCACCCTCGACCGCACAGACAAACAGCGAATTCAAGGCGGCATTGCGGCGCCAGTTGCTCGCCGCGCGCCGCAATATCGACGCGCCGACGCGGGCCGCGTGGGATGCCGACATCTGCCGGCATATCGTGGCGTGGTGGCAGACTGCAAGAGTGGAGACGCTGGGGGTCTACTGGCCGCTGCGCGACGAACCGGACCTGCATCCCGCCTACGCGGAGCTGGCGCGCCTGGGCGTGCGCTTGTTGCTGCCAGTGGTGCTGCAACGGGACGCACCGCTGGCCTTTGCCAGCTGGGAGATCGGCGCAGCACTGGTGAAGGACGCGATGGGCATCGCGGTGCCGGCGCACCAGCGCCTGGAAGCGGTACCACCGGCACTGCTGGTACCGTGCCTGGGGTACAACAAGGAAGGCTACCGGCTGGGCTACGGCGGCGGCTTCTACGACCGCACGCTGGACCAACTGCCGCGTCCGGCGACGATCGGCATCGCCTATTCCTGCCTGGCGGCCGAGTTCGGATGGGACGGGCACGACGTGCCGCTGGACCAGTTGATCACCGAGGCCGGTTGA
- the metK gene encoding methionine adenosyltransferase: MSSNDYLFTSESVSEGHPDKVADQISDAILDAILAQDPKARVAAETLCNTGLVVLAGEITTHANVDYIQVARETIKRIGYDNTEYGIDYKGCAVLVAYDKQSPDIAQGVDEGAGLDLDQGAGDQGLMFGYACDETPELMPAAIYYSHRLVERQSQLRKDGRLPWLRPDAKSQVTLRYVNGRPVAVDTVVLSTQHAPEMLHKQIEEAVIEEIIRPVLPKEWLANTKFLVNPTGRFVIGGPQGDCGLTGRKIIVDTYGGAAPHGGGAFSGKDPSKVDRSAAYAARYVAKNVVAAGLARQCQVQVSYAIGVARPINITVYTEGTGVISDEKIAELVHEHFDLRPKGIVQMLDLLRPIYQKTAAYGHFGREEPEFSWERTDKAAALRAAAGLS, encoded by the coding sequence ATGTCTTCCAACGATTACCTCTTCACTTCCGAATCCGTCTCGGAAGGCCATCCCGACAAGGTCGCCGACCAGATTTCCGACGCGATCCTGGACGCCATCCTGGCCCAGGACCCGAAAGCCCGCGTGGCCGCCGAAACGCTGTGCAACACCGGCCTCGTCGTGCTGGCGGGCGAGATCACCACCCACGCCAACGTGGATTATATTCAGGTCGCGCGCGAGACCATCAAGCGCATCGGCTACGACAACACCGAATACGGCATCGACTACAAGGGCTGCGCCGTGCTGGTCGCCTACGACAAGCAGTCGCCGGACATCGCCCAGGGCGTGGACGAAGGCGCCGGCCTGGACCTGGACCAGGGCGCTGGCGACCAGGGCCTGATGTTCGGCTACGCCTGCGACGAGACGCCGGAACTGATGCCGGCCGCGATCTACTACTCGCACCGCCTGGTCGAGCGCCAGTCGCAGCTGCGCAAGGACGGCCGCCTGCCATGGCTGCGTCCGGATGCGAAGTCGCAGGTCACGCTGCGCTACGTCAACGGCCGCCCGGTCGCTGTCGACACCGTCGTGCTGTCGACCCAGCACGCGCCGGAAATGCTGCACAAGCAGATCGAGGAAGCCGTCATCGAGGAAATCATCCGTCCGGTGCTGCCGAAGGAATGGCTGGCCAACACGAAATTCCTGGTCAACCCGACCGGCCGCTTCGTCATCGGCGGCCCGCAGGGCGACTGCGGCCTGACAGGCCGCAAGATCATCGTCGACACCTACGGTGGCGCGGCCCCGCACGGCGGCGGTGCGTTCTCTGGCAAGGACCCTTCCAAGGTCGACCGTTCGGCCGCCTATGCGGCCCGCTACGTGGCCAAGAACGTCGTCGCGGCCGGCCTGGCGCGCCAGTGCCAGGTGCAGGTGTCGTATGCGATCGGCGTGGCCCGTCCGATCAACATCACCGTCTACACGGAAGGTACGGGCGTGATCTCGGACGAGAAGATCGCCGAGCTGGTGCATGAGCACTTCGACCTGCGTCCGAAAGGCATCGTGCAGATGCTGGACCTGCTGCGCCCGATCTACCAGAAGACCGCCGCCTATGGCCACTTCGGCCGCGAAGAGCCGGAATTCAGCTGGGAGCGCACCGACAAGGCCGCCGCGCTGCGCGCCGCCGCCGGCCTGTCGTAA
- a CDS encoding glutathione S-transferase family protein, which translates to MHTIELDPTLSQTLAAAREPGLTLIIGNKNYSSWSMRPWVAMTAFAIPFHEVRVLLDQPDTANNIARYSASGRVPVLLAGDITIWDSLAICEYLAEQFPDKHLWPQDVAARALARSVCAEMHSGFASLRTTMPMNVRAYLPGKGRTPDTQADIGRISEIWEECLSRFGHNGFLFGDFSIADAFFAPVVTRFHTYGVVLPPALSAYCERMRNHPAVARWIEEALAETEVAGKHEDETPSE; encoded by the coding sequence ATGCACACCATCGAACTCGACCCCACCCTGAGCCAGACCCTGGCCGCCGCGCGCGAGCCCGGCCTGACCCTCATCATCGGCAACAAGAACTACTCCTCGTGGTCGATGCGGCCATGGGTCGCGATGACCGCGTTCGCGATCCCGTTCCACGAAGTGCGCGTGCTGCTGGACCAGCCGGACACCGCCAACAACATCGCCCGCTACAGCGCCAGCGGCCGCGTGCCGGTGCTGCTGGCCGGCGACATCACGATCTGGGACAGCCTGGCCATCTGCGAATACCTGGCCGAGCAGTTCCCCGACAAGCACTTGTGGCCGCAGGACGTGGCGGCGCGCGCGCTGGCGCGCTCGGTCTGTGCCGAAATGCACTCGGGCTTCGCCAGCCTGCGCACGACGATGCCGATGAACGTGCGCGCCTACCTGCCAGGCAAGGGCCGTACGCCGGATACGCAGGCCGACATCGGCCGCATCAGCGAGATCTGGGAAGAGTGCCTGTCCCGCTTCGGCCATAACGGCTTCCTGTTCGGCGACTTCTCGATCGCGGACGCGTTCTTCGCACCCGTGGTAACGCGCTTCCACACCTACGGCGTGGTGCTGCCGCCGGCCCTGTCGGCCTACTGCGAACGCATGCGCAACCACCCGGCGGTGGCGCGCTGGATCGAGGAAGCGTTGGCCGAGACGGAAGTCGCCGGCAAGCACGAAGACGAGACGCCAAGCGAGTAG
- a CDS encoding LpxL/LpxP family acyltransferase: protein MKLLLGFMWLLHWLPLPVLGRFGDLVGSLLFVIMGPRREIALTNLRLCLPELSEAERRTIAKRHFQAYSRSVFERAILWWASEARLRRLIVIETSEGMPPGQIPVAAMTEKPTILLCPHFVCLDVAGASIAMEASASSMYVQQKNAAFDAVLRAGRARFKPVKLFTRQDGIKPILRALRDRLPYFMLPDMDFGEKDAEFVPFFGIEAATLTATARIAATTGAQVMPVIATFLPGYRGWRVKFYPVWDNYPGPDMVAATRRMNAFIEDRVREAPAEYFWTHKRFKTRPNGEPSFYSNKR, encoded by the coding sequence ATGAAGCTGCTGCTGGGATTCATGTGGTTGCTGCATTGGCTGCCCTTGCCGGTGCTGGGCCGGTTCGGCGACCTGGTCGGCAGCCTGCTGTTCGTCATCATGGGACCGCGCCGCGAGATCGCGCTGACGAACCTGCGCCTGTGCCTGCCCGAACTGTCGGAAGCCGAACGCAGGACCATCGCCAAGCGTCACTTCCAGGCCTACTCGCGCAGCGTGTTCGAACGTGCCATCCTGTGGTGGGCGTCGGAAGCGCGCCTGCGCCGCCTGATCGTCATCGAGACCAGCGAAGGCATGCCGCCCGGCCAGATTCCCGTGGCCGCGATGACGGAAAAACCGACCATCCTGCTGTGCCCGCACTTCGTGTGCCTGGACGTGGCCGGCGCGTCGATCGCGATGGAGGCTTCGGCCTCGTCGATGTACGTGCAGCAGAAAAACGCTGCGTTCGACGCCGTGCTGCGCGCCGGCCGGGCCCGCTTCAAGCCCGTCAAGCTGTTCACCCGCCAGGATGGCATCAAGCCGATCCTGCGCGCGCTGCGCGACCGCCTGCCCTACTTCATGCTGCCGGACATGGACTTCGGCGAAAAGGACGCGGAGTTCGTGCCGTTCTTCGGCATCGAGGCCGCCACCCTGACGGCCACGGCCCGCATCGCCGCCACGACCGGCGCCCAGGTCATGCCCGTGATCGCCACCTTCCTGCCGGGATACCGCGGCTGGCGCGTCAAGTTCTACCCGGTGTGGGACAATTACCCCGGTCCCGACATGGTGGCCGCCACCCGCCGCATGAATGCCTTTATCGAGGACCGCGTGCGCGAGGCGCCGGCCGAGTATTTCTGGACCCACAAGCGCTTCAAAACCCGGCCCAACGGCGAACCGTCCTTCTACTCGAATAAACGATGA
- a CDS encoding lysophospholipid acyltransferase family protein, with amino-acid sequence MLLRIFRFFSFFPLPVLHCLGSMLGWLVYLISPSYRRRMRENMTRAGFAAALPKAVAEAGKAIAELPFIWCASDARIGRRVFIKDYRIVEETLAAGRGIVFLTPHLGCFEITAQRVSHDTELMVMYRPPKQAAMKPLVEGARARGNLRLAPANLSGVRMLAKFLKQGKPVGILPDQVPQEGEGVWADFFGRPAYTMTLPAKMAKLGGDAPIILTYAERLPHGKGYLLHFVPFTGSLDGDSAQQARAINAAMEQLIAGCPAQYYWSYNRYKVPKGVTSPSATQEAA; translated from the coding sequence ATGCTGTTACGAATATTCCGCTTCTTTTCATTCTTTCCACTCCCTGTTCTGCATTGCCTGGGCAGCATGCTGGGCTGGCTAGTCTATTTAATCTCCCCGTCCTATCGCCGGCGCATGCGCGAGAATATGACGCGGGCGGGATTTGCCGCCGCATTGCCCAAGGCCGTGGCAGAGGCCGGTAAAGCCATTGCCGAATTGCCCTTTATCTGGTGCGCGTCCGACGCACGCATCGGCCGTCGTGTCTTCATCAAGGATTACCGCATCGTCGAGGAAACGCTGGCGGCCGGCCGCGGCATCGTGTTCCTGACGCCGCACCTGGGCTGCTTCGAGATCACCGCGCAGCGCGTGTCGCACGACACCGAGCTGATGGTCATGTACCGCCCGCCCAAGCAGGCCGCGATGAAGCCGCTGGTGGAAGGCGCCCGCGCGCGCGGCAACCTGCGCCTGGCGCCGGCCAACCTGTCCGGCGTACGCATGCTGGCGAAATTCCTCAAGCAGGGCAAGCCGGTCGGCATCCTGCCCGACCAGGTGCCGCAGGAAGGCGAAGGCGTGTGGGCCGACTTCTTCGGCCGCCCCGCCTACACGATGACGTTGCCGGCCAAGATGGCCAAGCTGGGCGGCGATGCGCCGATCATCCTGACCTATGCCGAACGCCTGCCGCACGGCAAAGGCTACCTGCTCCATTTCGTGCCGTTCACGGGCTCGCTCGATGGCGACAGCGCCCAGCAGGCGCGCGCCATCAACGCGGCCATGGAGCAGCTGATCGCCGGTTGCCCGGCGCAGTATTACTGGAGCTACAACCGCTATAAAGTGCCGAAAGGCGTGACCAGCCCGTCCGCCACGCAGGAGGCCGCATGA
- a CDS encoding phage holin family protein, whose product MRLVLTWFINAAALFAVPYLMHSVDVTSIGAALIAALVLGLVNTLIRPLLLLLTLPVTVLSLGLFIFLVNGFLFWLVSQFVSGFHVTGFWGAVGGALLYSVISWALSTLLLKDADD is encoded by the coding sequence ATGCGTCTGGTTCTGACCTGGTTCATCAATGCCGCGGCCCTGTTCGCAGTGCCTTACCTGATGCATTCCGTCGATGTCACGAGCATCGGCGCAGCTTTGATTGCGGCGCTCGTCCTGGGCCTGGTGAATACGCTGATCCGCCCGCTGCTCCTGCTGCTGACCCTGCCCGTGACCGTGCTGTCGCTGGGCCTGTTCATCTTCCTCGTCAATGGCTTTCTGTTCTGGCTGGTGTCGCAATTCGTCAGCGGCTTCCACGTGACGGGATTCTGGGGCGCGGTCGGCGGCGCATTGCTGTACAGCGTGATCTCCTGGGCCCTTTCCACATTGCTGTTGAAAGACGCCGATGACTGA
- the ahcY gene encoding adenosylhomocysteinase: MNAQLKDSQDYIIADIGLAAWGEKEIKIAETEMPGLMAIREEFAAAQPLKGARITGSLHMTIQTAVLIRTLEALGAKVRWASCNIYSTQDHAAAAIAAVGTPVFAVKGETLDEYWEYTHRIFEWPGEGVYSNMILDDGGDATLLLHLGARAEKDISVLDNPGSEEEICLFNSIKAHLAKDATWYSKRLPEILGVTEETTTGVHRLYQMHKEGKLAFPAINVNDSVTKSKFDNLYGCRESLVDGIKRATDVMIAGKIAVIAGYGDVGKGSAQAMRALSAQVWVTEIDPICALQAAMEGYRVVTMDYAAEHGDIFVTCTGNYHILTEQHMLKMKDQAIVCNIGHFDNEIDVASLKKYQWENIKPQVDHVIFPDGKRIILLAEGRLVNLGCGTGHPSYVMSSSFANQTIAQIELFANTDKYPVGVYTLPKHLDEKVARLQLKKLNAQLTTLTEEQAAYINVKVEGPYKPEHYRY, translated from the coding sequence ATGAACGCCCAACTCAAAGACTCCCAGGATTACATCATCGCCGACATCGGCCTGGCCGCATGGGGTGAAAAAGAGATCAAGATCGCCGAAACGGAAATGCCTGGCCTGATGGCCATCCGCGAGGAGTTCGCCGCCGCCCAGCCGCTGAAGGGCGCCCGCATCACCGGTTCGCTGCACATGACGATCCAGACCGCCGTGCTGATCCGCACGCTCGAAGCGCTGGGCGCGAAGGTCCGTTGGGCCTCCTGCAATATCTACTCGACGCAAGACCACGCCGCCGCCGCCATCGCGGCCGTCGGCACGCCGGTGTTCGCCGTCAAGGGCGAAACGCTGGACGAATACTGGGAATACACCCACCGCATCTTCGAATGGCCGGGCGAAGGCGTCTACTCCAACATGATCCTGGACGACGGCGGCGATGCCACCCTGTTGCTGCACCTGGGCGCGCGTGCCGAGAAGGACATCTCGGTGCTGGACAATCCAGGCTCGGAAGAAGAAATCTGCCTGTTCAATTCCATCAAGGCGCACCTGGCCAAGGACGCGACCTGGTACTCCAAGCGCCTGCCGGAAATCCTGGGCGTGACGGAAGAAACGACCACCGGCGTGCACCGCCTGTACCAGATGCACAAGGAAGGCAAGCTGGCCTTCCCGGCGATCAACGTCAACGACTCCGTGACGAAGTCGAAGTTCGACAACCTGTACGGCTGCCGCGAATCGCTGGTCGATGGCATCAAGCGCGCCACCGACGTCATGATCGCCGGCAAGATCGCCGTCATCGCCGGTTACGGTGACGTGGGCAAGGGTTCGGCCCAGGCCATGCGCGCGCTGTCGGCGCAAGTGTGGGTCACGGAAATCGACCCGATCTGCGCACTGCAGGCCGCGATGGAAGGCTACCGCGTCGTGACGATGGACTATGCCGCCGAACATGGCGACATTTTTGTTACCTGCACCGGCAACTACCATATCCTGACCGAACAGCACATGCTGAAGATGAAGGACCAGGCGATCGTCTGCAACATCGGTCACTTCGACAACGAGATCGACGTCGCCTCGCTGAAGAAATATCAGTGGGAAAACATCAAGCCGCAGGTCGACCACGTCATCTTCCCTGATGGCAAGCGCATCATCCTGCTGGCCGAAGGCCGCCTGGTCAACCTGGGCTGCGGCACGGGTCACCCGTCCTACGTGATGAGCTCCTCGTTCGCCAACCAGACGATCGCCCAGATCGAGCTGTTCGCCAACACGGACAAGTACCCGGTCGGCGTGTACACGCTGCCGAAGCACCTGGACGAGAAGGTCGCCCGCCTGCAGCTGAAGAAGCTGAACGCCCAGCTGACCACGCTGACGGAGGAGCAGGCCGCCTACATCAACGTCAAGGTCGAAGGCCCGTACAAGCCGGAACACTATCGCTACTGA
- a CDS encoding lytic transglycosylase domain-containing protein has product MISPSKWIAGALLAIGCITTPLASAQDNNGDSRKEDDAFLLLRDSVRRDDAAKVEFYAARLTDYAIPSYVDYYRLKSHFRDASTAEILDFLKRYDGQAIADRLRNDWLLELGRKREWALFDQQLPLFVLNDDTQVKCYALLSRLTKGQNVAAEARALLIYPPYYGEACNSLVASLAQTGQFNQEDLWAQVRLAGETNATGPARRIIMLLNGSDKKVAQAIDLPALALAKGAGDSRADHEVFLIALGRAARTSVKLSVLALQKALPKLTPQEQAIGWANIALPASYVVAPETSDYWRRANGAPLSIDQHQWRTRYALREGNWKLVRDYIAAMPASLRADPTWVYWQARAVTALAGGGLPAEAQFLYQSIAERQDYYGLLAAEELGRTVSIPPPGAPVTQAEIAAVGASPGFQRALRFFNMRLRFEGTREWNWELRRLSDRELIAAAEFARQNHILDRMVYTSERTRVQADYTHRYPAPHDDIMQANTRTLGLDRAWVYGLIRQESRFIMTAQSTAGASGLMQVMPSTGRWVAQKIGLTNFVQDMLTDVRTNILLGTNYMNMVLGSMDGSQVLATAAYNAGPGRLRSWRSALTKPMDSTIFIESIPYAETRTYVKNVMTNATWYAALFEGRPQSLKARLGVVTPKGYSEQEQQQTTFSSR; this is encoded by the coding sequence TTGATTTCCCCGTCGAAATGGATAGCCGGCGCCCTGCTCGCGATAGGCTGCATCACCACCCCGCTGGCAAGCGCACAGGATAACAACGGCGACAGCCGCAAGGAAGACGATGCGTTCCTGCTGCTGCGCGATTCCGTCCGGCGCGACGATGCCGCCAAGGTCGAATTCTACGCGGCGCGCCTGACCGACTACGCAATTCCCTCGTACGTCGACTATTATCGGCTCAAATCCCATTTCCGCGATGCCTCTACCGCCGAGATCCTCGACTTCCTGAAGCGCTACGACGGCCAGGCCATCGCCGACCGCCTGCGCAACGACTGGCTGCTCGAACTCGGCCGCAAGCGCGAGTGGGCGCTGTTCGACCAGCAGCTGCCACTGTTCGTGCTGAACGACGATACCCAGGTCAAGTGCTACGCCCTGCTGTCGCGCCTGACCAAGGGCCAGAACGTGGCCGCGGAGGCGCGTGCCTTGCTGATTTATCCACCGTACTACGGCGAAGCCTGCAACAGCCTGGTCGCGTCGCTCGCGCAGACCGGCCAGTTCAACCAGGAAGACCTGTGGGCACAGGTGCGGCTGGCCGGCGAGACCAATGCCACCGGCCCGGCGCGCCGCATCATCATGCTGCTGAACGGTTCGGACAAGAAGGTGGCGCAGGCCATCGACCTGCCCGCGCTCGCGCTGGCCAAGGGCGCCGGCGACAGCCGTGCCGACCACGAGGTCTTCCTGATCGCGCTGGGCCGCGCCGCGCGCACCAGCGTCAAGCTGTCGGTGCTGGCGTTGCAGAAGGCGCTACCCAAGCTGACGCCGCAGGAACAGGCCATCGGCTGGGCCAATATCGCGCTGCCCGCATCGTATGTGGTGGCACCGGAAACGTCCGATTACTGGCGCCGTGCCAACGGCGCGCCGCTGTCGATCGACCAGCACCAGTGGCGCACCCGCTACGCGCTGCGCGAAGGGAACTGGAAGCTGGTGCGCGACTACATCGCGGCGATGCCGGCCTCGCTGCGGGCCGATCCGACCTGGGTGTACTGGCAGGCGCGCGCCGTCACCGCGCTGGCCGGCGGCGGCCTGCCGGCCGAGGCCCAGTTCCTGTACCAGAGCATCGCCGAGCGCCAGGACTACTATGGCCTGCTGGCGGCCGAGGAGCTGGGGCGTACCGTCTCGATCCCGCCGCCAGGCGCGCCCGTCACGCAGGCCGAGATCGCGGCCGTGGGCGCCAGCCCCGGCTTCCAGCGCGCCCTGAGGTTTTTCAACATGCGCCTGCGCTTCGAGGGCACGCGCGAGTGGAACTGGGAGCTGCGCCGCCTGAGCGACCGCGAACTGATCGCGGCCGCCGAATTCGCGCGCCAGAACCATATCCTGGACCGCATGGTGTACACGTCCGAGCGCACCCGCGTGCAGGCCGACTACACGCACCGCTATCCGGCGCCGCACGACGACATCATGCAGGCCAATACCCGCACGCTGGGCCTGGACCGGGCCTGGGTGTATGGCCTGATCCGGCAGGAATCGCGCTTCATCATGACGGCGCAGTCCACGGCCGGCGCGTCCGGCCTGATGCAGGTGATGCCGTCCACCGGCCGCTGGGTGGCGCAGAAGATCGGCCTGACGAACTTCGTGCAGGACATGCTGACCGACGTGCGCACCAACATCCTGCTGGGTACCAACTACATGAACATGGTCCTGGGCAGCATGGACGGCTCGCAGGTGCTGGCCACGGCCGCCTACAACGCGGGCCCGGGCCGGCTGCGCTCGTGGCGCTCGGCGCTGACGAAACCGATGGATTCGACGATCTTCATCGAATCGATCCCGTATGCGGAAACCCGCACCTACGTGAAGAACGTGATGACGAACGCGACCTGGTATGCCGCCCTGTTCGAGGGCCGGCCGCAGTCGCTCAAGGCACGCCTGGGCGTCGTCACGCCCAAGGGTTACAGCGAGCAGGAACAGCAGCAGACCACCTTCAGCAGCCGCTGA